The following coding sequences are from one Melopsittacus undulatus isolate bMelUnd1 chromosome 14, bMelUnd1.mat.Z, whole genome shotgun sequence window:
- the GJA9 gene encoding gap junction alpha-9 protein produces the protein MGDWNFLGGILEEVHIHSTIIGKIWLTILFIFRMLVLGVATEDVWNDEQSEFICNTEQPGCRNVCYDEAFPISLIRYWVLQVIFVSSPSLVYMGHALYRLRALEKERQKKKAQVRVELESTELEMTENRKRLERELRQLDQRKLNKAPLRGSLLCTYVIHIFTRSAVEVGFMIGQYLLYGFHLDPLYKCQRDPCPNTVDCFVSRPTEKTVFILFMQSIATVSLLLNILEIIHLGFRKIKMGLCGQSKTKDDPENFCINKSKKYSVIPHSSLGISTTPQKTLPSALSGYTFLMEKQTGTAVYPLLNAPPMFQPVQNNRTESSSNYTHCNQDIKSPKKRPATNALGNQTQNTSTNNNEGLLGELGKEAHDVQKEAEKKHFLVVTQNAALAPSMCLGSCAETPSQTSLQPHTTFPVTGFRRQHGMSSSWNCSAVAESAEASTNSLPKNSSRRQSTFSADKAQASCNADVKKCSRPDTPDSTGEVSSGSKQSRTCDSPKPFSLSRRVSMSSSASSRRAPTDLQI, from the coding sequence ATGGGAGACTGGAATTTCCTTGGTGGCATTTTAGAGGAGGTCCACATTCATTCCACTATTATTGGAAAGATTTGGCTAACGATCCTCTTCATATTTCGAATGCTTGTCCTTGGAGTGGCAACTGAGGATGTTTGGAATGATGAACAATCTGAATTTATATGCAATACTGAGCAACCTGGTTGCAGAAACGTGTGCTATGATGAGGCCTTTCCCATCTCTCTCATAAGATACTGGGTCTTGCAAGTTATATTTGTGTCTTCCCCTTCCTTGGTATATATGGGACATGCTTTATACAGACTAAGAGCCTTGGAGAAagagaggcaaaaaaagaaagctcagGTAAGGGTGGAACTCGAAAGCACTGAACtagaaatgactgaaaacaggaaaaggctGGAGAGAGAACTCCGGCAGTTGGATCAAAGAAAGCTGAACAAAGCACCCCTGAGAGGCTCTTTGCTCTGCACTTACGTGATACATATTTTCACAAGATCTGCAGTGGAAGTCGGGTTTATGATTGGGCAGTATCTTCTCTATGGCTTTCATCTAGATCCCCTTTATAAATGTCAGAGAGATCCTTGTCCAAACACAGTTGACTGCTTTGTGTCTAGACCAACAGAAAAGACAGTGTTCATCTTATTCATGCAATCAATAGCAACTGTGTCATTGCTTCTAAATATCCTAGAAATTATCCATCTGGGATTCCGAAAGATCAAAATGGGACTTTGTGGGCAGAGTAAAACAAAGGATGACCCTGAAAATTTCTGCATAAACAAATCTAAGAAGTACTCTGTGATACCACACTCTTCTTTGGGAATATCCACCACCCCTCAAAAAACTCTTCCTTCTGCACTTAGTGGCTATACCTTCTTAATGGAAAAGCAGACTGGGACTGCTGTCTACCCACTTCTAAATGCTCCTCCCATGTTTCAGCCTGTGCAAAACAACCgtacagaaagcagcagcaattaCACTCATTGTAATCAGGACATCAAGTCACCAAAGAAGAGGCCAGCTACAAATGCTTTAGGCAATCAGACTCAAAATACCAGCACCAATAATAATGAAGGCTTGCTTGGAGAGCTTGGGAAAGAAGCACATGATGTgcaaaaagaagctgaaaagaaacatttccttgTTGTTACTCAGAATGCAGCTCTAGCTCCAAGCATGTGCTTGGGAAGCTGTGCTGAAACTCCATCTCAAACTTCACTACAACCCCACACAACTTTTCCTGTTACCGGTTTCAGAAGACAACACGGAATGAGTTCATCTTGGAACTGCTCAGCAGTGGCTGAGAGTGCAGAAGCTTCTACAAATTCTCTTccaaagaacagcagcagaagacaaAGCACTTTCAGTGCAGACAAAGCCCAAGCTTCTTGCAATGCTGATGTAAAGAAGTGTAGCCGACCAGACACTCCTGACTCTACAGGGGAGGTGAGCTCAGGGTCTAAACAAAGTAGAACCTGTGACAGCCCTAAGCCTTTCTCTCTGTCTAGACGAGTGTCCATGTcaagcagtgccagcagcaggcGAGCACCCACTGATCTGCAGATATAG
- the MYCBP gene encoding C-Myc-binding protein, translating to MAYCKAEDSKREQFRRYLEKTGVLDALTKVLVALYEEPEKPNNALDFLKHHLRALAPENPEIEALRLEVAEMKEKYEAVLEENKNLKTKLAQYEPPEEDTPGE from the exons ATGGCGTATTGCAAG GCCGAGGACTCCAAGCGGGAGCAGTTCCGCCGGTACCTGGAGAAGACAGGGGTGCTGGACGCGCTCACCAAGG TGTTGGTAGCCTTATATGAAGAGCCAGAGAAACCAAATAATGCACTGGA CTTTCTGAAGCATCATCTGAGAGCTTTAGCTCCTGAGAATCCAGAAATAGAGGCACTTCGCTTGGAAGTGGCagagatgaaagagaaatatgaagctgtgttggaagaaaataaaaacctgaaaaccaaG CTGGCTCAGTATGAACCGCCTGAAGAAGACACGCCTGGTGAATAG
- the CEP85 gene encoding centrosomal protein of 85 kDa → MAALEKQPDLRLQQNNSPDPSTSQKSNFLETDWKTPMLSVKFQSCVSRSSSVADSGDGGIGTSCSDSTEDFCNSSNGSSFQPIKAQVTIPTAHVMPSTLGASPSKLCPAGDQSCLQNPSKPAMPGSAASEHTGLMRNGDFNSGKSSQVPPRDLLHLYRTSGENGFEQPWHPVSDHMKAEDTWKFDTPAIERTLNQSLFLDNLCTDPLHRFQKFSPNSGAAEAGKDHYKVLPESKQAAGANGVCEPQDGTWPSGNRLMPTGLQANNFYSQPLSPPSRAWMQDTCTLHPHERVCELSAWKQQLDKMRLQMEQMQLQNGGACHHPSMYSASLPTPDPAQWINILNTNENLLKEKEVLIDRQRQYISQLEQKVRESELQVHSALLGCPATYGDVYMLRMQELQRENTFLRAQFTEKTESLSKEKIELQRKLAAAEADAKLIRESLKETMQKRAEELKKQEERVKGRDKHINNLKKKCQKESEQKRERQQRIETLERYLADLPTLEDHQKQSQKLKESELKSTAMQETVLALETELGDVRAAFREQEVQLETQKHKELELLSTVRSLQDKVQQCVKNAKRGAPAQDGERQRIETDSLKKECDRLRKIVDKQQKKAEELSLQVKNLEEQVTQEEGTSQALKEEAVRRENALQQLRTAVKELSVQNQDLIEKNLTLQERLRQAELTTQPLPAETARLAQDLHSELASCLQDLQSVYSIVTQRAQGKDPNLSLLLGIRSVQYSAKEKDDLLSPDGLAKKLVEVKQLHKEVEDLRTAISDRYAQDMGDNCITQ, encoded by the exons ATGGCTGCTCTGGAGAAACAGCCAGACCTGAGGCTCCAGCAGAACAATTCACCGG aTCCCAGCACCAGTCAAAAGAGTAATTTCCTGGAGACTGACTGGAAAACACCCATGTTGTCTGTGAAGTTCCAGAGCTGTGTCAGCCGCAGTTCAAGTGTGGCTGACAGCGGGGATGGGGGCATTGGGACCTCCTGCTCAGACAGTACAGAAG ACTTTTGCAATTCCAGTAACGGTTCCTCATTCCAGCCCATCAAAGCCCAAGTGACCATCCCAACAGCCCATGTAATGCCTTCTACTTTGGGTGCCTCACCCTCCAAGCTGTGTCCTGCAGGAGACCAGAGCTGTTTACAGAATCCATCAAAACCTGCTATGCCAGGATCTGCTGCTTCTGAACACACAGGGCTCATGAGGAATGGAGACTTTAATTCTGGGAAGTCTTCTCAGGTGCCACCCAGGGATCTCCTGCACCTCTACAGGACTTCAGGGGAAAATGGTTTTGAGCAACCCTGGCATCCTGTTTCTGATCACATGAAAGCAGAAGACACTTGGAAGTTTGACACCCCTGCCATTGAGCGCACCCTTAACCAGTCTCTCTTTCTGGATAATTTGTGCACTGACCCTCTCCACAGGTTCCAGAAGTTCAGTCCCAATTCTGGGGCAGCTGAGGCAGGAAAGGACCATTATAAGGTGCTGCCAGAGAGTAAGCAAGCAGCAGGGGCTAATGGAGTCTGTGAGCCCCAGGATGGGACATGGCCAAGCGGGAACAGACTGATGCCAACGGGACTGCAGGCCAACAATTTCTATTCACAGCCTCTAAGTCCTCCATCTCGAGCATGGATGCAAGACACCTGCACACTACACCCACATGAGAGGGTCTGTGAGCTCAGTGCTTGGAAACAGCAGCTGGACAAAATGCGATTGCAAATGGAGCAAATGCAG TTACAAAATGGAGGTGCCTGCCACCATCCCTCCATGTATTCTGCTTCGCTGCCTACTCCTGATCCAGCTCAGTGGATCAATATCCTGAACACCAATGAAAACCTACTCAAGGAGAAAGAAGTCCTCATTGATAG GCAAAGACAATACATCTCACAGTTGGAGCAGAAGGTCAGGGAAAGTGAACTACAGGTTCACAGTGCCCTGCTTGGCTGCCCAGCCACCTATGGAGATGTCTACATGTTGAGAATGCAG gagctgcagcggGAGAACACATTTCTTCGAGCACAGTTCACAGAGAAGACTGAATCCCTCAGTAAGGAAAAGATTGAATTGCAGAGAAAactggctgctgcagaggcGGATGCAAAGCTGATCCGGGAGTCACTGAAGGAAACTATGCAGAAACGTGCAGAGGAGttaaaaaaacaggaagaaagg GTAAAGGGAAGAGACAAACACATTAATaaccttaaaaagaaatgccagAAGGAATCTgaacaaaaaagagagagacaaCAGAGAATTGAGACCCTGGAACGATATTTGGCTGATCTACCAACCCTTGAGGACCACCAGAAACAGAGTCAGAAG CTGAAGGAATCTGAATTGAAGAGTACTGCTATGCAAGAAACAGTGCTGGCACTGGAAACAGAGCTTGGAGATGTCCGGGCTGCTTTCAGGGAGCAAGAGGTGCAGCTGGAAACCCAAAAACACAAGGAGCTGGAGCTTCTTTCTACTGTGCGCAG CTTGCAGGACAAGGTGCAGCAGTGTGTGAAGAATGCAAAGAGAGGAGCCCCAGCCCAGGATGGGGAGAGACAGAGGATAGAAACTGACTCTCTGAAGAAAGAATGTGACCGCCTCAGGAAG ATTGTGGACAAACAGCAGAAGAAGGCAGAGGAGTTGTCCTTGCAAGTAAAG AACCTGGAAGAACAGGTGACCCAGGAAGAGGGGACAAGCCAAGCTCTGAAAGAGGAGGCGGTGAGAAGAGAGaatgcactgcagcagctccggACTGCTGTGAAAGAG CTGTCAGTGCAGAACCAGGATCTCATTGAGAAGAACCTGACCCTTCAGGAACGGCTGCGTCAAGCAGAGCTAACAACCCAGCCACTGCCTGCTGAGACAGCCCGCCTGGCCCAGGACCTGCACAGTGAGCTGGCCAGTTGTCTGCAGGATTTGCAGTCTGTCTACAGCATTGTCACTCAGAGGGCTCAGGGCAAGGATCCCAACCTCTCTCTGCTCCTGGGAATTCGCT CTGTGCAGTACTCTGCTAAGGAGAAGGATGACTTACTGAGCCCTGATGGACTTGCAAAGAAACTGGTGGAGGTAAAACAGCTTCACAAAGAGGTGGAGGACTTAAGGACGGCAATATCTGACAGATACGCTCAGGACATGGGAGACAACTGCATCACCCAGTAA